A single genomic interval of Dromiciops gliroides isolate mDroGli1 chromosome 1, mDroGli1.pri, whole genome shotgun sequence harbors:
- the GPX1 gene encoding glutathione peroxidase 1, producing the protein MCAAAAPRGVHAFSARRLGSGELVDLASLRGKVLLIENVASLUGTTVRDYTQMNELQKRHGARGLVVLGFPCNQFGHQENGKNEEILNSLKFVRPGNGFEPNFMLFEKCEVNGEKAHPLFAFLREALPTPSDDAVSLMTDPKFIIWSPVCRNDISWNFEKFLVVSRWCASQEVQQRFETINIEKDIEELLARVSKEV; encoded by the exons ATGTGTGCCGCCGCCGCCCCGCGTGGGGTGCACGCCTTCTCAGCTCGCCGGCTGGGCAGCGGGGAGCTGGTGGACCTGGCCTCTCTGCGGGGCAAGGTTCTGCTCATCGAGAATGTGGCGTCTCTCTGAGGCACCACGGTCCGCGACTACACGCAGATGAACGAGCTGCAGAAACGCCACGGGGCTCGCGGGCTCGTGGTGCTCGGCTTTCCCTGCAATCAGTTCGGCCACCAG GAGAATGGCAAGAATGAGGAGATCCTGAATTCCTTGAAATTTGTCCGACCAGGCAATGGGTTTGAGCCCAACTTCATGCTCTTTGAGAAGTGTgaggtgaatggagagaaggctcACCCTCTCTTTGCCTTCCTACGGGAGGCACTGCCAACCCCGAGTGATGATGCCGTCTCTCTAATGACCGACCCAAAGTTCATCATCTGGTCTCCAGTGTGCAGGAATGACATCTCTTGGAACTTCGAAAAGTTCCTGGTGGTGTCCCGATGGTGTGCCAGTCAAGAGGTACAGCAGCGATTTGAAACCATCAACATTGAGAAGGATATCGAGGAGCTCCTGGCTAGGGTGTCCAAGGAGGTATAA